The Watersipora subatra chromosome 1, tzWatSuba1.1, whole genome shotgun sequence genome has a window encoding:
- the LOC137385264 gene encoding glycogen [starch] synthase-like, with product MASNNSFRKRSSSYGRNLKLLKGINPVASEDFDGETSSGGRSPADQNKWLFEAAWEVANKVGGIYTVIRTKAAETASEYGEQYCLLGPYNEKCAKLEVEVIEKPSNYAIADTLEQMRSHDLKVVFGRWLIDGYPNVILFDVSSASHKLMEWRKELFDKCRIGIPWDDVESNDCLLFGFMTCWFISEFRKRVNSVPRPQIVAHFHEWMSGVGLIMLRTTHVDVATLFTTHATLLGRFLCAGDVDFYNYLEKFELDKEAGDRGIYHRYCMERAAAHCTHIFTTVSNITAIESKYLIGRTPDSITPNGLNVTRYSALHEFQNLHAQSKERIHEFVKGHFHGHFDFDLDNTLYFFSAGRYEFKNKGVDMFIESLARLNYYMQQAKVNTTVVVFLIFPCKTNNFNVESLRGQAIAKQMRDTVEKVQKNAGKVILEHVLRGEIPTADALLSREDILKLKGCVYNSQKPGLPPICTHNVVDDHNDQILSAIRQVGLFNNRHDRVKIVFHPEFLSSTNPLLGMDYEEFVRGCHLGVFSSYYEPWGYTPAECTVMGIPNISTNLSGFGSFMVDHVTDPVSYGIFVVDRRTKSPEESVNQLAQMMYDFTRLTRRQRIIMRNRTERLSDLLDWRNLGVYYRKARNAAIHKCFPDVTVSDVMTGWSLNDESEEKEQKFPRPFSCATSPASSRPESPRSIYDDDDNDSDAEIEELGMKKDSP from the exons ATGGCATCAAACAACAGCTTCAGGAAACGTAGTAGCAGCTATGGAAGAAATCTTAAACTCTTGAAAGGTATAAATCCAGTTGCAAGTGAAGACTTCGATGGAGAGACGTCATCAGGTGGGCGGTCTCCGGCTGATCAGAATAAATGGCTGTTTGAGGCAGCATGGGAAGTGGCAAATAAAG TTGGAGGAATCTACACTGTGATAAGGACAAAAGCTGCTGAGACAGCATCTGAGTATGGGGAGCAGTACTGCCTCCTCGGTCCGTACAATGAGAAATGTGCCAAACTAGAAGTCGAGGTCATTGAAAAGCCATCCAATTATGCCATCGCTGATACTCTTGAACAGATGCGATCTCACGATCTGAAG GTTGTGTTTGGTCGTTGGCTCATTGATGGTTATCCCAATGTCATCCTTTTTGATGTCTCCTCTGCTTCTCATAAACTCATGGAGTGGAGGAAGGAACTGTTCGACAAGTGTCGTATCGGCATTCCATGGGATGATGTTGAATCTAATGATTGTCTGCTCTTTGGATTCATGACCTGCTGGTTCATTTCTGAG TTTAGAAAGAGAGTGAACAGCGTGCCAAGACCACAGATTGTAGCCCACTTTCACGAATGGATGTCGGGTGTTGGACTAATCATGCTTCGGACGACCCATGTCGACGTGGCAACTCTTTTTACAACACATGCTACGCTACTCGGACGATTTCTATGCGCTGGTGATGTGGATTTTTACAACTATTTAGAAAAG TTTGAACTGGACAAGGAAGCCGGAGACCGAGGCATTTATCACAGATACTGCATGGAAAGGGCGGCAGCGCACTGCACTCACATATTCACTACTGTCTCCAATATTACAGCTATAGAATCAAAATACCTTATTGGGCGAACACCAG ATAGCATAACTCCAAATGGCTTGAATGTCACACGATATAGCGCACTACATGAATTTCAAAACTTGCACGCACAGAGCAAGGAAAGGATTCATGAGTTCGTGAAAGGTCATTTTCACGG TCACTTTGATTTCGACTTAGATAACACTCTCTACTTTTTCTCCGCTGGTCGCTATGAGTTTAAAAATAAGGGAGTTGACATGTTTATTGAGTCCCTGGCTCGCCTCAATTATTACATGCAG CAAGCCAAGGTCAACACAACTGTAGTGGTCTTTCTCATTTTCCCGTGCAAGACAAACAACTTTAATGTAGAATCTCTGAGAGGTCAGGCTATAGCCAAACAGATGAGAGACACAGTGGAGAAAGTACAAAAGAATGCTGGCAAAGTCATCTTAGAGCATGTGCTCAG AGGAGAAATACCAACAGCAGACGCCTTGTTGAGTCGTGAAGATATTCTAAAACTCAAAGGATGTGTCTATAACTCTCAG AAACCTGGTCTTCCTCCCATCTGTACTCACAATGTAGTAGATGATCACAATGATCAGATCCTGTCAGCCATTCGCCAAGTTGGTCTTTTTAACAACCGCCATGACAGGGTCAAG ATTGTATTTCATCCTGAGTTCTTGTCTTCCACCAACCCGCTGTTGGGTATGGACTACGAAGAGTTTGTCCGTGGTTGCCATCTTGGAGTATTTTCATCATACTACGAGCCGTGGGGCTACACACCTG ctgaatgcactgTGATGGGCATTCCTAATATTTCTACGAATCTCTCTGGCTTTGGTTCTTTCATGGTGGATCATGTGACCGACCCAGTTTCCTACGGTATATTTGTTGTGGACCGGAGGACAAAATCACCGGAAGAGTCAGTCAATCAGCTGGCACAG aTGATGTATGACTTTACTCGGTTGACAAGACGTCAGAGAATCATCATGAGAAACAGGACGGAGCGACTCAGTGACCTGCTTGACTGGAGAAACCTCGGGGTG TACTACAGGAAAGCACGGAACGCTGCAATTCACAAGTGTTTCCCTGATGTCACGGTCAGCGATGTAATGACCGGATGGAGCCTTAACGATGAGTCAGAG GAGAAAGAGCAGAAATTTCCGCGACCCTTTAGTTGCGCCACCTCACCAGCTAGCTCTCGGCCAGAGAGTCCGAGAAGTATTTATGATGACGACGATAATGACTCCGACGCTGAGATAGAGGAGTTGGGAATGAAAAAGGATTCACCGTGA